A part of Desulfofundulus salinus genomic DNA contains:
- a CDS encoding restriction endonuclease, whose translation MKVFKFPRRALYLAYQSWQKRRRRGELLRYYVKPKEDSRNRIARWLDFYGTLLILWILSFVFLTTFWPGKIALSFSLAIVSSTGLLAAKIQKKRFQTETLYRKLRSLAEKYREKLKQFRTAEELASFLWPILESLPQFEQARPKGRKRDKTAKVPAGVIQATYRNVPVLVEFIPADQSPVDVSAVHNLVRTMKKQGYQYALLVTPGEFAPSTRRLVASLRSQYRIALVPEKELLYLVAQAEKIKESTDQITAEKTISLPSLSALKQVALDYKKGRAYLTAGAFLIGFHFLLGINNPVGKVYLFLAAVNLVLAVLCLVFGERETAPPDFHDLQPET comes from the coding sequence GTGAAGGTATTTAAATTTCCCCGCCGGGCCTTGTATCTCGCCTACCAGTCCTGGCAAAAACGTCGCCGGCGGGGTGAGCTTTTGCGTTACTACGTTAAACCAAAAGAAGACAGCCGCAACCGGATTGCCCGCTGGCTGGATTTCTACGGTACCCTTTTAATATTGTGGATATTGAGTTTCGTGTTTTTAACCACGTTCTGGCCCGGTAAGATCGCCCTGTCCTTTTCCCTGGCCATCGTAAGTTCCACCGGTCTTTTGGCGGCAAAAATCCAAAAGAAAAGGTTCCAGACGGAAACCCTCTATCGCAAACTACGCTCTTTAGCTGAAAAGTACCGGGAGAAATTAAAGCAGTTCAGAACTGCTGAAGAACTGGCTTCTTTTTTATGGCCGATCCTGGAAAGCCTGCCCCAGTTTGAGCAGGCGCGGCCAAAGGGTAGAAAAAGGGACAAGACGGCAAAAGTACCGGCCGGAGTTATCCAGGCAACTTACCGTAATGTACCCGTACTCGTCGAGTTTATACCGGCCGACCAGAGTCCGGTGGATGTTTCCGCGGTGCATAACCTGGTCAGGACGATGAAAAAGCAGGGTTATCAATACGCCCTCCTGGTTACCCCCGGGGAATTTGCCCCGAGCACCAGACGGCTGGTGGCTTCACTGCGCAGCCAATACCGCATTGCCCTGGTGCCGGAAAAAGAACTGTTGTACCTCGTGGCCCAGGCAGAAAAAATAAAGGAGTCCACAGACCAGATAACGGCGGAAAAAACCATATCCCTCCCGTCTCTGTCTGCCCTCAAGCAAGTGGCCCTTGATTATAAAAAGGGGCGCGCTTACCTGACTGCCGGGGCGTTTTTAATAGGCTTCCATTTCCTGTTAGGGATAAACAATCCGGTCGGCAAGGTTTACCTTTTCCTGGCCGCGGTCAACCTCGTGCTGGCCGTGCTCTGTCTGGTTTTCGGGGAAAGGGAAACGGCGCCGCCGGATTTCCACGACCTCCAGCCCGAAACATAA